From Phycisphaerae bacterium, the proteins below share one genomic window:
- a CDS encoding response regulator, whose protein sequence is MLSVKLRPVLLVEDDTIDAMTFERAIKELKVQNGLVHTTDGKRALEYLRTPGNTKPCVIFLDLNMPEMNGIEFLQIIRADDTLKEIPVVMLAASSEEKNIIETFNFGVAGYIFKPVDAKKLDEFKLIKLYWAVE, encoded by the coding sequence GTGTTAAGCGTAAAATTAAGGCCTGTACTACTTGTTGAGGATGACACCATTGATGCTATGACGTTTGAAAGAGCGATAAAAGAGCTGAAAGTTCAAAACGGGCTGGTTCATACAACCGATGGCAAAAGGGCATTGGAATACTTAAGAACTCCCGGCAATACAAAGCCCTGCGTTATTTTCCTCGATTTGAATATGCCGGAGATGAATGGCATCGAATTTCTGCAAATCATAAGAGCAGATGACACGCTGAAAGAAATCCCCGTTGTAATGCTGGCTGCATCCAGTGAAGAAAAAAATATTATTGAAACCTTTAATTTTGGTGTTGCTGGCTATATATTCAAACCCGTTGATGCCAAGAAGCTTGATGAATTCAAGCTGATTAAACTATACTGGGCGGTGGAATAA
- a CDS encoding macro domain-containing protein — protein MRVKISKSVLELLEGDITEIQTEAIVNAANARLILGSGVAGAIKRKGGPKIQQECSEIGGTFVGGAVKTTGGSLKAKFVIHAVGPQMGEGNEDEKLKNATLNSLTLADENNIKSISFPAISTGIFGFPVDRCAKIMLRTTIDYLNGQTGLEKVIFCLFGRDSYEVFANQLRQETSK, from the coding sequence ATGAGAGTAAAGATTTCAAAAAGCGTCTTGGAACTTTTAGAAGGCGACATTACGGAAATACAAACCGAAGCAATCGTCAATGCCGCCAACGCCCGGCTGATTCTGGGCAGCGGTGTAGCAGGGGCAATCAAAAGAAAAGGCGGCCCAAAAATCCAGCAAGAATGCAGCGAAATAGGTGGAACGTTTGTTGGCGGGGCTGTCAAAACCACCGGCGGCAGCTTAAAAGCTAAATTCGTCATTCACGCCGTCGGACCTCAAATGGGCGAAGGTAACGAAGACGAAAAGCTAAAAAACGCAACGTTAAACTCACTGACATTGGCTGATGAAAATAACATAAAAAGCATCTCGTTCCCGGCAATCAGCACTGGAATTTTCGGCTTTCCTGTCGATAGATGCGCAAAAATAATGCTGCGAACAACTATTGATTATCTCAACGGCCAGACGGGGCTGGAAAAAGTTATCTTTTGCCTTTTCGGGCGGGACAGCTATGAAGTCTTCGCAAACCAGCTAAGGCAGGAAACTTCAAAATGA